A part of Microbulbifer sp. MI-G genomic DNA contains:
- the carA gene encoding glutamine-hydrolyzing carbamoyl-phosphate synthase small subunit, which produces MSLDFFHTTTPALLVLADGSVFEGRAIGAHGSSVGEVVFNTSMTGYQEILTDPSYARQIVTLTYPHIGNTGTNETDEECAEVWAAGLVVRDLPLLASSFRNQQSLQDYLRERNIVAIADIDTRRLTRLLRDKGAQNGCILAGDILDREEALAKARAFAGLKGMDLASVVTTGDCYTFDAGTWALGAGHKAAPVQPYKVVAYDFGVKRNILRMLVDRGCNITVVPAQTPAAEVLEMNPHGIFLSNGPGDPEPCDYAITAIRAFLDAGIPTYGICLGHQLLGLAVGAKTSKMKFGHHGGNHPVQDLRSGRVMITAQNHGFAVDADALPENVEVTHKSLFDGTLQGIRLTDRPAFSFQGHPEASPGPHDLAPLFDQFIELMKARAYA; this is translated from the coding sequence ATGTCCCTCGATTTTTTCCACACAACAACGCCCGCTCTGCTGGTGCTTGCAGATGGCAGTGTTTTTGAGGGGCGCGCAATTGGGGCACACGGCAGCTCTGTGGGTGAGGTTGTGTTCAATACTTCAATGACCGGTTATCAGGAGATCCTGACCGATCCCTCTTACGCTCGCCAGATTGTCACCCTGACGTACCCGCACATTGGCAACACCGGCACCAATGAGACAGATGAAGAGTGCGCAGAAGTCTGGGCCGCGGGCCTGGTGGTCCGGGATCTGCCCCTGCTTGCCAGCAGTTTTCGCAACCAGCAGTCCCTGCAGGACTACCTGCGCGAGCGCAATATTGTCGCCATTGCCGATATCGATACCCGCCGTCTGACCCGCCTTTTGCGCGACAAGGGTGCGCAGAACGGCTGTATCCTGGCCGGTGACATTCTCGACCGCGAAGAAGCCCTGGCAAAGGCCAGGGCCTTTGCCGGCCTCAAGGGGATGGATTTGGCCAGTGTTGTGACCACCGGGGATTGCTACACCTTTGATGCGGGGACCTGGGCCCTGGGTGCCGGGCACAAGGCGGCGCCGGTACAACCTTACAAGGTGGTGGCCTACGATTTCGGTGTAAAACGCAATATCCTGCGCATGCTGGTGGACCGCGGCTGCAATATTACCGTGGTACCGGCGCAGACCCCCGCGGCGGAGGTGCTGGAGATGAATCCCCACGGCATCTTCCTGTCCAACGGCCCCGGTGACCCGGAACCCTGTGATTATGCGATCACTGCTATCCGCGCGTTTCTCGACGCGGGTATTCCCACCTATGGCATCTGCCTGGGACACCAGTTGCTGGGTCTGGCCGTGGGCGCTAAAACCTCCAAGATGAAATTTGGCCACCATGGTGGTAACCATCCGGTGCAGGATCTGCGCAGTGGCAGGGTGATGATCACAGCACAGAACCACGGCTTTGCGGTGGATGCGGATGCCCTCCCCGAGAATGTGGAGGTAACCCATAAATCCCTTTTCGACGGCACCCTGCAGGGCATCCGCCTCACAGACAGGCCGGCCTTCAGCTTTCAGGGGCACCCGGAAGCCAGCCCGGGCCCACATGATCTGGCACCTTTGTTCGACCAGTTTATCGAATTGATGAAAGCGCGCGCCTACGCCTAG
- a CDS encoding pyridoxal phosphate-dependent decarboxylase family protein — protein MTTRKINPDHALYYPADTLGLEAEEMRRLGHKVVDLVVDRLMHKNVEDAVLTGSPADLMAVLGAPLPNKPMDPDASLALLAEVALRHQQRGDHPRYFARVPGPSSFAAVLGEWLGTGFNAIAASWAGGSGPATLELIVIEWLKQLMGFPEGSEGVLVSGGSHASLTAFSVARSVYGKGVVYLTDQTHSSLVRNLREMGWPKQHIRILESDENYKLSMECLTRAIGEDRAAGRRPVMIIGTAGTTNAGTVDPLHEIADICQQEDLWFHVDGAYGGPAAITQQGRQYLSGIERADSLVLDPHKWLFQPYDVGCVLVRRPGALEHCFNMNPEYLKDVEASAGEVDFRNRSLELTRRSRAVKLWMSLRTYGIERFRKAINHGIKLAEFAEAYLRSRPETWEVITPAQIGVVCFSLNNGTPRQHAARAKALSDSGYACVSSTRLKDRSVLRLCTINPLTTEDDIMGTIDHLETDIGCSTILGRNCS, from the coding sequence ATGACTACTCGCAAAATAAACCCCGACCATGCGCTCTACTACCCTGCTGACACTCTTGGGCTGGAAGCTGAAGAGATGCGTCGACTGGGCCACAAAGTGGTGGATCTGGTCGTCGACCGCTTGATGCACAAGAATGTTGAAGATGCCGTGCTTACGGGCTCGCCTGCCGATTTGATGGCGGTTCTTGGCGCCCCCTTGCCGAACAAGCCGATGGATCCGGATGCTTCACTGGCATTGCTTGCTGAGGTCGCCTTACGGCATCAGCAAAGAGGCGACCATCCGCGTTATTTCGCCAGAGTGCCCGGCCCCAGTTCGTTTGCCGCCGTTCTCGGTGAATGGCTGGGGACCGGATTCAACGCAATCGCTGCGTCCTGGGCCGGCGGCTCGGGCCCGGCGACCCTTGAACTCATCGTTATTGAATGGCTGAAGCAGTTAATGGGCTTTCCCGAAGGAAGCGAAGGTGTCCTGGTCAGTGGCGGGTCCCATGCCAGCCTGACGGCGTTTTCCGTGGCCCGCTCGGTTTACGGCAAGGGCGTCGTCTACCTGACCGACCAGACCCATTCGTCACTGGTCCGCAACCTCAGAGAAATGGGCTGGCCAAAGCAGCATATCCGAATACTGGAGAGTGACGAGAACTACAAACTGTCGATGGAGTGCCTGACGCGAGCCATTGGGGAAGACAGGGCTGCAGGCAGACGTCCTGTGATGATCATCGGAACTGCCGGAACCACCAATGCGGGAACTGTCGATCCACTGCACGAAATCGCGGACATCTGTCAACAGGAAGATCTGTGGTTTCATGTGGATGGTGCGTATGGGGGGCCGGCTGCGATTACTCAACAGGGGCGTCAGTATTTATCCGGGATCGAACGAGCCGATTCGCTGGTGCTGGATCCGCATAAATGGCTGTTTCAGCCTTATGACGTTGGCTGTGTCCTGGTTCGTCGTCCCGGCGCACTTGAGCATTGTTTCAACATGAATCCGGAGTACCTCAAGGATGTTGAAGCCAGTGCCGGTGAAGTGGATTTTCGAAACCGCAGTTTGGAGCTCACACGTCGATCACGAGCGGTAAAACTCTGGATGAGCTTGCGGACATATGGTATTGAGCGATTTCGAAAAGCGATCAATCACGGCATCAAACTGGCAGAATTTGCCGAAGCCTACTTACGCTCCAGGCCCGAAACATGGGAGGTGATCACGCCTGCTCAAATTGGCGTTGTCTGCTTCTCCCTGAACAATGGGACTCCCCGGCAGCATGCTGCCAGGGCTAAGGCTTTGTCGGACAGCGGTTACGCGTGCGTATCCTCGACCAGGCTCAAAGACCGCAGTGTGCTTCGGCTCTGCACTATCAACCCGCTGACAACAGAAGACGATATCATGGGGACCATCGATCATCTGGAAACTGATATTGGTTGTTCGACAATATTGGGCAGAAATTGCTCATGA
- the rimK gene encoding 30S ribosomal protein S6--L-glutamate ligase has product MRIGLLASNPDLYSNRRIMEAGAERSHRMTFLDVRQCYMKLDADEPEVHYRDGRILNNLDAVIPRIRPSQTFYGCALTRHFESLDVFALNGSAAIRQSRDKLYSLQILQQSGLTIPTSGFANSPVDTNELIEMVGGAPLVVKLLEGAQGRGVVLAETRKAGESVINAFKSLKANLLVQEFIREAEGRDLRLFVIDSRVVASIQREAAPGEFRANLHQGGSASVVKVTREEKRLAVKAAKVLGLRVAGVDIIRSRKGPLLLEVNSSPGLEGIESATRKDVAGAMIMSIEKALKWRPAMVGEGVQGARDTK; this is encoded by the coding sequence CTGCGCATCGGCCTGCTGGCCTCCAATCCGGACCTCTATAGCAACCGCCGGATTATGGAGGCGGGGGCAGAGCGCAGTCATCGCATGACATTTCTCGATGTGCGTCAGTGCTATATGAAACTGGATGCCGATGAGCCCGAGGTACACTACAGAGACGGTCGCATTCTCAACAACCTGGACGCGGTGATTCCGCGTATCCGCCCCAGTCAGACGTTTTACGGCTGTGCTCTCACGCGTCATTTTGAAAGCCTGGATGTCTTTGCCCTGAATGGTTCTGCCGCCATCCGCCAATCGCGGGACAAGCTGTACTCCCTGCAGATTTTGCAGCAGAGCGGGCTGACCATCCCCACTTCCGGTTTTGCCAATTCCCCCGTGGATACCAACGAGCTGATCGAGATGGTGGGGGGGGCACCACTTGTGGTCAAACTGCTGGAAGGCGCCCAGGGGCGCGGCGTGGTGCTGGCGGAAACCCGCAAAGCCGGGGAATCCGTGATCAATGCTTTCAAGTCGCTGAAGGCCAACCTGCTGGTGCAGGAATTTATCCGCGAGGCGGAGGGCAGGGACCTGCGCCTGTTTGTGATCGACAGCCGCGTGGTGGCCTCCATCCAACGGGAAGCGGCTCCTGGAGAATTTCGTGCCAACCTGCACCAGGGCGGCTCCGCCTCGGTGGTCAAGGTCACCCGGGAGGAGAAGCGCCTGGCAGTGAAAGCTGCAAAAGTACTGGGGCTGAGAGTGGCAGGGGTAGATATTATCCGTTCGCGCAAGGGGCCGTTGTTGTTGGAGGTGAACTCCTCGCCCGGTTTGGAAGGGATCGAAAGTGCAACCCGCAAGGATGTGGCCGGTGCCATGATCATGTCAATCGAGAAAGCCCTGAAGTGGCGTCCGGCGATGGTCGGGGAGGGCGTTCAGGGAGCTCGCGATACAAAATAG
- the grpE gene encoding nucleotide exchange factor GrpE, producing MARERSEDDQMTEGAQPEALVDEHLTETEEAAPAEIEEPSATERRQAEEALLEEAESADALHDEIIKLQEQLAVQKDLALRAQAEGQNARRRAQQDVERARKFAVEKLLQDLLPVVDNLERALATIDTEDEANKALAEGIALTHKSFIDTLAKNSVEVVDPAGEPFDPELHQAMTQVPNGEVEPNTVLEVFQKGYRLNGRLVRPAMVVVSKAP from the coding sequence GTGGCCAGAGAGCGCAGCGAAGATGACCAGATGACAGAGGGTGCGCAGCCGGAAGCGCTGGTGGACGAGCACCTGACAGAGACAGAAGAGGCGGCTCCCGCCGAGATTGAGGAACCATCCGCAACAGAGCGCCGGCAGGCCGAGGAAGCCCTGCTGGAAGAGGCCGAGAGCGCCGATGCCCTGCACGATGAAATCATCAAGCTGCAGGAGCAACTGGCGGTACAGAAGGATCTCGCCCTGCGTGCCCAGGCAGAGGGGCAGAATGCCCGCCGCCGCGCCCAGCAGGATGTCGAGCGCGCGCGCAAATTTGCGGTGGAGAAATTGCTGCAGGACTTGTTGCCGGTTGTGGACAATCTGGAGCGCGCCCTCGCCACCATTGATACCGAAGACGAGGCCAACAAGGCGCTGGCGGAAGGCATTGCGCTGACCCACAAATCGTTTATCGATACCCTGGCGAAAAATTCGGTGGAGGTTGTCGATCCGGCCGGCGAGCCATTCGACCCCGAACTGCACCAGGCCATGACCCAGGTGCCCAACGGAGAGGTGGAACCGAATACGGTTCTGGAAGTGTTTCAAAAAGGCTATCGCCTCAACGGCCGCCTGGTGCGTCCGGCCATGGTAGTGGTCAGCAAAGCACCGTAG
- the dnaJ gene encoding molecular chaperone DnaJ, giving the protein MSKRDYYEVLGVERGASDAELKKAYRRVAMKFHPDRNPDDKEAENRFKEANEAYEVLADSQKRAAYDQFGHAGVEGQMGGGSGGGFGGFSDIFGDVFGDIFGGGGGGRRGGPARGSDLRYDLELDLEDAVRGTTVKIRVPTLAACDICHGSGAKPGSSPQTCSTCGGAGQVRMQQGFFSVQQTCPKCRGRGSIISDPCVRCHGRGRVEETKTLSVKVPPGVDTGDRIRLSGEGEAGPDGGPAGDLYVQVVVKEHELFQRDGKNLYCEVPISFAAAALGGELEVPTLEGKVKLKIPAESQTGKLFRLRGKGVAPVRGGATGDLLCRVVVETPVNLSGKQKELLQTFASTLSEKKNAPRQTGWFEGVKNFFGEMKL; this is encoded by the coding sequence ATGTCGAAACGCGATTATTATGAAGTCCTGGGTGTCGAGCGCGGCGCTTCGGATGCAGAGCTGAAGAAGGCCTACCGGCGGGTGGCGATGAAGTTTCACCCGGACCGCAACCCCGATGACAAGGAAGCGGAAAATCGATTTAAAGAGGCCAACGAAGCCTACGAGGTGCTGGCGGATTCCCAAAAGCGCGCTGCCTATGACCAGTTTGGTCACGCTGGGGTCGAAGGCCAGATGGGCGGTGGCAGCGGTGGTGGTTTCGGCGGTTTCTCCGATATTTTCGGCGATGTGTTCGGCGATATCTTTGGCGGTGGTGGCGGTGGCCGCCGCGGTGGGCCGGCACGGGGTTCCGACCTGCGTTACGATCTCGAGCTGGACCTGGAAGACGCAGTGCGCGGCACGACCGTGAAGATCCGTGTACCCACCCTGGCTGCCTGCGATATCTGTCATGGTTCCGGTGCCAAACCCGGCTCTTCGCCGCAAACTTGTTCGACCTGTGGTGGGGCCGGTCAGGTGCGTATGCAGCAGGGATTCTTCTCTGTGCAGCAGACCTGTCCCAAGTGCCGCGGACGCGGCAGCATTATCTCCGACCCCTGTGTCCGTTGCCACGGGCGCGGTCGGGTGGAGGAAACCAAGACCCTGTCGGTCAAGGTGCCCCCCGGTGTGGATACCGGCGACCGCATCCGCCTGTCCGGAGAGGGTGAGGCGGGGCCTGACGGCGGTCCTGCCGGCGATCTGTATGTACAGGTGGTGGTCAAGGAGCACGAACTGTTCCAGCGCGATGGCAAGAATCTCTACTGTGAAGTGCCGATCAGCTTTGCGGCTGCTGCGCTCGGCGGGGAGTTGGAAGTCCCCACCCTCGAGGGCAAGGTGAAGCTGAAAATCCCGGCGGAGAGCCAGACCGGCAAGCTGTTCCGTTTGCGTGGCAAGGGGGTGGCGCCAGTGCGCGGCGGGGCTACCGGCGACCTGTTGTGCCGGGTTGTGGTGGAAACACCGGTGAATCTCTCCGGCAAGCAGAAGGAACTGTTGCAAACGTTTGCCAGCACCCTCAGCGAGAAGAAAAATGCGCCGCGCCAGACCGGCTGGTTTGAAGGGGTTAAGAACTTCTTCGGAGAGATGAAACTGTAA
- the dapB gene encoding 4-hydroxy-tetrahydrodipicolinate reductase: MAVQVAVAGFGGRMGRALAAALRLSEHAGLSAAIVRPGSSLVGADAGEVAGLGRSGLTIVDSLAKGDFDVLIDFTTPLASVENAAYCAAQGRPIAIGTTGFDAEQKRRLLANAAKVPLCLASNFSTGVNLCFQLLETAARVMGEDADIEIVEAHHRHKVDAPSGTALSMGEVVAETLGRDLDRVAVYGREGQTGERDRDTIGFATIRGGDVVGEHSVLFLAEGERVEITHRASSRLSFARGAVRAALWLMGSGQSPRAPGHYDMRDVLGLNASHLK, translated from the coding sequence ATGGCGGTACAGGTAGCAGTTGCGGGGTTTGGCGGGCGCATGGGGCGGGCACTGGCAGCGGCCTTGAGGCTTAGCGAGCATGCCGGGCTTTCCGCTGCGATAGTGCGCCCCGGTTCCAGCCTGGTTGGGGCGGACGCCGGGGAGGTCGCCGGCCTGGGGCGCAGCGGCCTCACGATTGTGGACAGCCTGGCCAAGGGCGACTTCGATGTCCTGATCGACTTTACCACGCCGCTGGCTTCTGTGGAGAACGCCGCTTACTGCGCAGCGCAAGGACGCCCCATTGCCATCGGCACCACCGGCTTTGATGCGGAGCAGAAGCGCCGGCTTTTGGCCAATGCGGCAAAGGTGCCGCTGTGTCTGGCCAGTAATTTTTCCACCGGGGTCAATCTGTGCTTCCAGTTACTGGAAACCGCTGCGCGGGTGATGGGTGAGGATGCGGATATCGAGATTGTCGAGGCGCATCACCGCCACAAGGTGGATGCTCCCTCTGGCACCGCCCTCAGTATGGGGGAAGTCGTGGCCGAAACGCTGGGTCGCGACCTGGACAGAGTGGCAGTTTACGGTCGCGAGGGCCAAACCGGTGAGCGCGATCGGGATACCATCGGCTTTGCCACGATACGCGGTGGCGATGTCGTCGGCGAACATTCGGTCCTTTTTCTGGCCGAGGGTGAGCGGGTTGAGATTACCCACCGCGCAAGCAGCCGCCTGTCTTTTGCCCGCGGCGCCGTGCGTGCGGCCCTTTGGCTGATGGGCAGCGGGCAGTCCCCACGGGCGCCGGGACACTATGATATGCGTGACGTGCTTGGGCTGAATGCATCCCACCTCAAATAG
- the dnaK gene encoding molecular chaperone DnaK, protein MGKIIGIDLGTTNSCVAILDGDKARVIENAEGDRTTPSIVAFTDDNEILVGQSAKRQAVTNPKNTLFAVKRLIGRKFKDDVVQKDIKMVPYTIVEAENGDAWVEAKGDKKAPPQVSAEVLKKMKKTAEDFLGEKVEAAVITVPAYFNDSQRQATKDAGRIAGLDVKRIINEPTAAALAYGLDKQGGDRTVAVYDLGGGTFDISIIEIADVDGEKQFEVLSTNGDTFLGGEDFDLRLIDYLAAEFKKDQGIDLKGDPLAMQRLKEAAEKAKIELSSSQQTEVNLPYITADATGPKHLVVKLTRAKLESLVEDLVTRSLEPVKIALQDADLSASGVDEVILVGGQTRMPLVQQKVTEFFGKEPRKDVNPDEAVAVGAAIQGAVLSGDVKDVLLLDVTPLTLGIETMGGVATPLIDKNTTIPTKKSQIFSTAEDNQTAVTIHVVQGERKQASQNKSLGRFDLADIPPSPRGMPQIEVTFDIDANGILHVHAKDKATGKEQSIVIKASSGLSEEEIDKMVADAEANAEADKQFEELVQTRNTLDSLISATKKTLEEAGDKATAEEKSAIEAAISGAEEAVKGNDKAAMEAATTKLTEASGPVAQKMYAEQAQAAGAEGSAGAEAQGEQPSSAGDDAVDAEFEEVKDDKKEGQ, encoded by the coding sequence ATGGGAAAAATTATCGGCATCGACCTTGGCACCACCAACAGCTGTGTCGCGATACTGGATGGTGATAAAGCGCGCGTGATTGAGAATGCGGAGGGCGATCGCACAACACCCTCCATTGTTGCCTTTACTGACGACAATGAAATTCTGGTAGGCCAGTCTGCCAAACGCCAGGCGGTGACCAATCCCAAGAATACCCTGTTTGCGGTCAAACGCCTGATCGGCCGCAAGTTCAAGGACGATGTCGTACAAAAAGACATCAAAATGGTGCCATACACAATCGTTGAAGCCGAAAACGGTGACGCCTGGGTAGAAGCCAAGGGCGATAAGAAGGCGCCGCCACAGGTCTCCGCCGAAGTCCTCAAAAAAATGAAAAAGACCGCGGAAGATTTCCTCGGCGAGAAGGTGGAAGCCGCGGTCATTACGGTGCCAGCTTATTTCAACGATTCCCAGCGCCAGGCCACCAAAGATGCCGGCCGTATCGCCGGGCTCGATGTGAAGCGGATTATCAATGAGCCGACGGCTGCAGCGCTGGCCTACGGCCTCGACAAGCAGGGTGGAGACCGCACCGTAGCCGTTTACGACCTGGGTGGCGGTACCTTCGATATCTCCATTATCGAAATTGCGGACGTGGATGGTGAGAAGCAGTTTGAAGTGCTCTCCACCAACGGTGATACCTTTCTCGGTGGTGAAGACTTCGACCTGCGTCTGATCGACTACCTGGCGGCCGAATTCAAGAAAGACCAGGGCATCGATCTGAAAGGGGATCCGCTGGCCATGCAGCGCCTGAAGGAGGCGGCGGAAAAGGCCAAGATCGAACTGTCTTCCAGCCAGCAGACCGAAGTGAATTTGCCCTACATCACCGCAGATGCCACCGGTCCCAAACACCTGGTTGTAAAACTGACCCGCGCCAAGCTGGAAAGCCTGGTGGAGGATCTGGTTACCCGCTCCCTGGAACCGGTCAAAATTGCCCTGCAGGATGCGGATCTGTCCGCTTCCGGCGTAGACGAGGTTATCCTGGTCGGCGGCCAGACCCGCATGCCACTGGTACAGCAGAAGGTTACCGAGTTCTTTGGCAAAGAGCCGCGCAAAGATGTCAACCCGGATGAAGCTGTTGCCGTCGGTGCGGCCATTCAGGGTGCGGTATTGTCTGGGGATGTGAAAGACGTACTGCTGCTGGACGTGACACCGCTAACCCTGGGTATTGAAACCATGGGGGGGGTGGCGACGCCGCTGATTGACAAGAACACCACCATCCCGACCAAGAAGTCGCAGATTTTCTCTACTGCCGAGGACAATCAAACTGCCGTGACCATCCACGTGGTACAGGGTGAGCGCAAGCAGGCGTCCCAGAACAAATCCCTGGGCCGTTTCGACCTGGCCGATATTCCACCGTCGCCGCGTGGAATGCCGCAAATCGAGGTCACCTTTGATATCGACGCCAACGGTATTCTGCATGTTCACGCCAAGGACAAAGCCACCGGCAAGGAGCAGTCTATCGTGATCAAGGCATCCTCCGGCCTGTCCGAGGAGGAGATCGACAAGATGGTTGCCGACGCGGAAGCCAATGCGGAAGCGGACAAGCAGTTCGAGGAATTGGTGCAGACCCGCAATACCCTCGACAGCCTGATTTCAGCCACCAAGAAGACCCTGGAAGAAGCTGGTGACAAGGCAACTGCAGAGGAAAAGTCTGCGATTGAAGCGGCTATCTCCGGGGCGGAGGAAGCAGTGAAAGGCAACGACAAGGCCGCGATGGAAGCTGCCACTACCAAGCTGACCGAAGCCTCCGGCCCGGTTGCCCAGAAGATGTACGCCGAACAGGCCCAAGCGGCTGGTGCTGAAGGGAGCGCCGGTGCAGAGGCCCAGGGTGAGCAACCGTCTTCCGCGGGTGATGATGCGGTAGACGCTGAGTTCGAAGAGGTAAAGGACGACAAGAAAGAGGGCCAGTAG
- a CDS encoding YfiR family protein, which yields MNIRNAPPPLRFLTRFLLLLSLTAPGVQAAVQLSETPLGRRVMVDYIVHFAYHLQWPVNAFDNRNAPFRVCLMGGDSLGEPLQERLRNQRIDGRRTEFEKVDLKQMLRARKCQIVVLGPMARANLLKALVALEYFPVLTVSDAERFAATGGMIEFADSGGEVAVRMNKTMLEKAELKMGTSLFRLGREVN from the coding sequence GTGAACATACGCAATGCTCCCCCTCCCCTCCGCTTCCTTACGCGCTTCCTGCTGTTGCTGTCGCTGACTGCCCCTGGTGTACAGGCGGCGGTACAACTCTCGGAAACCCCCCTTGGGCGGCGTGTGATGGTGGATTACATCGTGCACTTTGCCTACCACCTGCAGTGGCCGGTCAATGCCTTTGACAACCGCAATGCCCCTTTCCGCGTATGCCTGATGGGCGGAGATTCCCTCGGTGAACCCCTGCAAGAACGCCTCAGGAACCAGCGTATCGACGGGCGCAGAACGGAATTTGAGAAAGTTGACCTGAAGCAGATGCTGCGCGCCCGCAAATGCCAGATCGTCGTGCTGGGACCCATGGCGCGCGCCAACCTGCTCAAGGCCCTGGTGGCGCTGGAATATTTCCCCGTTCTCACTGTGAGCGATGCTGAGCGCTTTGCCGCAACCGGCGGTATGATCGAGTTTGCCGATAGCGGTGGTGAAGTGGCCGTGCGTATGAACAAGACCATGCTGGAGAAGGCGGAGCTGAAGATGGGTACCAGCCTGTTCCGCCTCGGGCGCGAGGTCAACTGA
- the recN gene encoding DNA repair protein RecN, protein MLLHLSISQFTLVEQLELEFGPGTSALTGETGAGKSITLDALGLALGGRGSAELVRPGASRTDISATFDIADHPSAEHWLVSREMDAGQEVILRRTIGADGRSRAYINGQPVPLLQLRAFAQQLIDIHSQHEHQSLLNKETHCRLLDEFAQAQTLATEVRSRFKTWQEQYRHYRALADSAEETEARRHLLQYQLQELTRLDLSTGEIEALEREQRQLSKAGDLLNGGYQLAALLSGGEGDIAEQLHRALQLLSTLPDQAPALLEVSQMLDSARIQVDEAADTLSRHIDRFEVDPERLAEVEARLSAIYQTARKHRIQPQELPALEQQLQAELDDINAADTLERRAAECEELECQFRKAAGKLSQLRSKAAQQLAEAVNRQLAALAMPHVRMELALHPLAKPNGRGLEDVEMLITTNPGQPPRALGKIASGGELSRVSLAIQVVTARTSRTPTLVFDEVDVGIGGATGDVVGRLLRQLGEVHSGRNGQVICVTHLAQVAARAHRHYLVEKHSDGDSAFIALRELSGDNRREEIARMLGGEATAQSLAHAEEMLSRAV, encoded by the coding sequence ATGTTGCTGCATTTGTCTATCAGCCAATTCACCCTGGTGGAACAGCTGGAGTTGGAGTTCGGCCCCGGTACCAGCGCCCTCACCGGTGAAACCGGCGCGGGGAAGTCCATTACCCTGGATGCGCTGGGACTGGCCCTGGGCGGGCGCGGCAGTGCCGAATTGGTACGCCCCGGTGCCAGCCGCACCGATATCAGTGCCACCTTTGATATTGCCGATCACCCCAGCGCCGAACACTGGCTGGTATCCCGGGAAATGGATGCGGGACAAGAGGTGATTCTGCGCCGCACCATTGGCGCTGACGGTCGCTCGCGGGCCTATATCAACGGCCAACCCGTACCCCTCCTGCAATTGCGCGCTTTTGCGCAACAACTGATTGATATCCACAGCCAGCACGAACACCAGTCCCTGCTGAATAAAGAAACCCACTGCCGCCTGCTGGATGAATTTGCCCAGGCCCAAACACTGGCCACTGAAGTCCGCAGCCGTTTCAAGACCTGGCAGGAACAGTACCGCCACTACCGCGCCCTGGCAGACAGTGCCGAGGAGACCGAAGCGCGACGCCACCTGCTGCAATACCAGCTGCAGGAACTGACCCGACTGGATCTGAGCACGGGGGAGATTGAGGCGCTGGAGCGCGAGCAACGCCAATTGTCCAAAGCGGGTGACCTTCTCAACGGCGGCTACCAGCTGGCGGCGCTGCTGTCCGGCGGCGAAGGGGATATCGCTGAGCAACTGCACCGCGCCCTGCAGCTGCTCTCGACCCTACCGGATCAGGCCCCGGCCCTGCTGGAAGTGTCGCAGATGCTCGACAGCGCGCGCATTCAGGTGGATGAGGCGGCAGACACCCTGTCGCGCCATATAGACCGCTTCGAGGTGGACCCGGAACGTCTGGCCGAGGTGGAGGCCCGCCTCAGCGCAATCTACCAGACAGCCCGCAAGCACAGGATACAACCACAGGAGCTGCCCGCTCTGGAACAGCAACTACAGGCAGAACTGGACGATATCAACGCGGCAGATACCCTTGAGCGACGCGCCGCAGAGTGCGAGGAACTGGAGTGCCAATTCCGCAAGGCCGCCGGCAAACTGAGCCAGCTGCGCAGCAAAGCCGCACAACAATTGGCCGAGGCGGTCAACCGGCAATTGGCGGCGCTGGCCATGCCCCATGTGCGCATGGAACTGGCATTGCACCCGCTGGCAAAGCCCAACGGCCGCGGTCTGGAAGACGTGGAGATGCTGATCACCACCAACCCGGGACAGCCGCCGCGCGCCCTGGGCAAAATCGCTTCCGGCGGAGAGCTTTCCCGGGTGAGCCTGGCGATTCAGGTTGTAACGGCGCGAACCTCGCGCACCCCCACCCTGGTATTCGACGAAGTGGATGTGGGGATCGGCGGCGCCACTGGAGATGTGGTCGGGCGCCTGCTGCGCCAGTTGGGCGAGGTGCACAGCGGCCGCAATGGCCAGGTGATCTGTGTCACCCACCTGGCCCAGGTGGCAGCGCGGGCCCACCGCCATTACCTGGTAGAGAAGCACTCCGATGGTGACAGTGCCTTTATTGCCCTGCGCGAACTGAGTGGGGATAACCGCCGCGAAGAAATCGCTCGCATGCTTGGCGGAGAAGCCACGGCCCAATCCCTGGCCCACGCAGAAGAGATGCTTTCGCGGGCTGTCTGA